TCGGACGTCCAAATCACAGCCCAAACCGGTGAAACAACAGAGCGTTGGCGCCAAGGTCAAAGACCCGTCCGACATGGCGCACCTGGACGTTGTCCGCTTTACCTCAAGCGACGAATATACCAGAGTCGTCCTGGAACTGGATGCCCAGGTCAAATTCCGCTATCAGGTACTTGCCCCCAACCCGGAAGTGGGCCGTCCCCACCGTCTGTATGTCGACATGGAAGGCTCCAAACTGGGTCACGACGTGACAGCCGCCACCACCGTGTCAGATGGCATCCTGCGTTCCATCCGTGCGGGCCAGTACTCCAAGGACACCACCCGCGTGGTCCTCGATTTTCTGGACATGCAGGAGTACAAGGTCTTTCCCCTGCAAAACCCCTATCGCATCGTCATCGATGTCTATGCCCCCGACAAGAACGCGCCTGTTGCTTCGGCCGCTCCCAGTCAGGAACCCAGGAAAACGACCGGGAATTCCACCTACCGCCCCCCCAGCGGCAGCAAGAAGATGGCCGGCGACCTCCTTGAGCAGCTCGGCTTGACGGTCAAGACCATCATGATCGACCCGGGTCATGGCGGGAAAGATCCTGGAGCCGTAGCCAACGGACTGCGAGAGAAGGACATAAATCTGAAGTTTGCCAAGCTGCTCGGCGGGAAGCTCCAGGGACAAGGTTTCAACGTGATCTACACCCGGACCACGGACGTGTTCATCCCCCTGGAAAAGCGCACGGCCATGGCCAATGTCCAGAAGGCGGATCTGTTTCTGTCAGTCCACTGCAATGCCAACCGCAGCCGCAGCGTCAACGGGCTGGAGACCTACAGCCTGAACCTGGCAAAAACCGATGCGGCAGTGCGTATCGCGGCCCGAGAAAACGCCGTGGACCCACGGGCCATCTCGGACCTGCAATTCATTCTGACCGACCTGATGGTCAATTCCAAGATCAAGGAGTCGCGCGACCTGGCAGCGGACGTGCAGTCCAACACCGTCAACCGCGTCAGGAAGAAATACACGGTCACGAACAAAGGCACCCGCGAAGCCCCCTTCTATGTGCTCATGGGCGCAAAAATGCCTTCCGTACTGGTGGAACTCGGCTACATGACCAACAAGACCGAGGCGAGCCGCCTCAAGTCAAACGCCTATCTCGAATACCTTGCCAACGGCATCGTTGAAGGGATTCTTGCCTACAAAAGCAAAATTGAAAGATACGCAATGATTTAGAACGGCTTTCGGCAGCGGCGCATCTGCTTTTTCCCGGCCAGCTTCCCTGAAGAAAACAGACTGCCGGATTCGCAAGCGCCGGACCTTACTTGCCCCGGACTTCCAACCACAGATTGGCCCTTGCAGCGGCTTCATCCATCTCTGCGCGGGTCATGTACTTGACGATTTCCACGAGGTTGTCATTGGCCTTGGGATTGCCCTTGGTTCCGGCAATGGCGAACCATTTGCATGCCTCGACATAATCCGGCTCCTGGTCCACGCCCCTGACCAGCAGTTCACCCAGGGTGTTCTGGGCATCCGTGTACCCCTGCTCCGCGGACTTCTCGAGCCAGGCCCGGGCCTCGGATACGTCCCGCTCGACCAGACTGCCGGACAGACGCAGGATGGCCATGTTGAACTGGCTCTGGGCATCGCCGTTCTTTGCGGCCCGTTGCACCCAGTACAGGAAACCGGCGACATCCCGTTCCACGCCGATCCCCTTGCCATAGGCATGGGCCAAAAAGACCTGAGCCGGCGGGTAATCCTGCTTTGCCGCTGCACGAATCAATGAAAAGCCCCTGTCCTGATCCTTTTTCACGCCCACGCCCGAGACATAGAACTGACCAAGAATATGCTGGGCGTCCGGATATCCCTGGTCAACGGCCTTGTGCAGCCAGAAGAGCACCTTGTCCATGTCGTGCACGCCCAGGCTGCCGTCATAATACATGCGGGCCATCTCCACCTGGGCCGCAGGATCGCCTGACCGGGCAGCGGCCTTTGTTTCGTGCCCCAACTCGGGCAACGCCAGGAAAAAAGACGACAAGACGAGCAGCACAGGGATGCTAACGGCCAGTATGGATCTGTGGAGCATGGTTGACGACCTTTGTACCGGTTGAAAAGGAGTGTCTGATCACCATGTACAACTTGTCAGATATTGTCAAAAGCGGTATGGCCGATTGCAGGTAAAAACGTGTCTGCATCATTCCAACTCGAGGTGACCAATGCGTAACATTATCCCAGCCGTTTTCGGATTTATTGCCCTCCTGACCCTTGTCCTGTCGGTATCCCCGAACGCCCTGGCCGATGCGCAAGGGAAAAAAGCGCTGCTCATCGTGGCTCCCAGCGACTTTGAGCCCACGGAATACTCCACAACGCGTTCGACCCTCGAATCGGGCGGCATGACCTGCACCGTGGCCTCCACGAAAACCGGCTCACTGAAGAGCGCCAAGGGCACGCGGGCCCAATCCGATCTCGTTCTCAGCGAAGTTCAGACCGGAGACTACGACGCCATCGTCATCATCGGCGGCAACGGCATAAAGAGGCTGTGGATGAACGAGGATGCCCACCGCATCGTGCGTGAAGCCGCAGAGCAGGACAAGGTCGTGGCCGCCATCTGCGCCGGCCCAGGCGTTCTGGCATACTCCGGCGTCATGCAGGGCAAAAAGGGCACGGCCCACCCCAAGAGCGGCGCACCCGGCGCCCTCAAGGAAAACGGTTGCGAATACACCGGCAACAGGGTTGAAGTGGACAACAAATTCATCACTGCAAACGGTCCACAGGCAGCCAAATCTTTCGGACAGGCCATTGTGGCCGCATTCTGAGTTTCACCGTCAGCCCACAGGCAAAAAGCCCCGGCCCCAACGGTCCGGGGTTTTTTCAATGACGCAATGGGACTGAAAAAAACTCACGGAAGCCGCGCTACCAGTCCACGGGCAGCTTCACCTTCTGAGCTGCCTTGTTCGAAAAAAGTATGTGACCGTGCTCCCTGCCGAAAAGATACACATCCCGCGTCACGGACACGTCCTGGCGGCAATACTCGGTGATCAGGTCGAGCCGACCTTCCTTCCACCACTTGAGCGCCTGCAATCCGTCGGCGGACTTGCCCACGTCCAGGGTGGCCGAGGCGATGTTGTCGAGCTTGACCCTGTAGCCGAGCCGGTTGTGCACCTCCATCAACAGGTCGAGATTCGGCAATGAACGGAAGCCGAAGGGATGCAACCCGCCCAGCACGGCGTAGTCGAACTTGACATGGTTGAACCCGATGACCAGATCGAACTGCTTGAGATGGTCCACCAACTCGTTCATCTGATCCTGCTCATAGTCATGCATGGCACCGTCTTTCGAATCAAAGATGCAGGCAATGGACACGCCCATGCGGTCGGCGCGATTCCAGCCCCCCACCTCGTCCGCGGAAAAACGGGTTTCGATGTCGATGACGCCGTACCGCTTTGGCGCGGGCTTCTTCATGTCGATTCCTGGCAGTGTGTTCACATCGATGTCCTTTGCTTCAATGGATTTCGGATCGCCCGAACGGATGGCCTCCAGAACGAAACGAGCAGCGCGCTTGTCAATGGGCCGGTTACCCGAGCCGCACTTGGGCGAATGGACGCAGGACGGACAGCCCAGCTCGCACGGGCAGTCCCGGATGGTCTTCAGGGTGGTCTCGACCAGGTCGTCGGCCCGCTCAAAGGCCTGCCGGGTCAACCCCGCACCGCCGGGCATGCCGTCGTAGATGAAGACCGCCGGACCTTCCACCTGCGGATGCATGGGTGTAGAAATGCCGCCCAGATCATTGCGATCAGTCATGACCAACAGCGGCAACATGCCGATGGCCGCGTGTTCAAAGGCGTGGATGCCGCCCATGAAATGCAGGAACTCCTCCTCGCAACGGCGGCGGATGTCGTGACCCACCTCGAACCAGATCGCTTCGGTCTCGAAAACCAGGGGCGGCAGATCAAGGGGGATGATGCCGAGCAGTTTGCCGCCGCGAACCGACCGCTTCTCGTACCCGGTGATCTGTTCCGTGACCCGGACCCGGCCGAAATAGACGCGGGTGCCGAAGCTCGCCTTCCGGCCGAGCACTTCCAAGATCTCGGTGTCCTTGTTGCCGCGCGGACGGGTATAGTAGCCCACGCGCTCGCTCCTGGCGTGGACGGCCCCGGAGCCGAGGTCCAGTTCGGTGATGACGAAGGTCTTGCCCCGGTGCAGGTAGACCGCACCCGGATGGGTCTCGCGATAGGCCCGGTGCTCGTCGATGGTGCCGATGACAGGTGCTTTTTCCTGACCAAGGGAATTGTCCTCGATGTGCATCTGGCGCCCAGCCCCGCGCAGGTCAACGTCCCGGTGGGGCCGCTTCAGATGGGACACGATCTCAAACGGGTGGCCGGACCGGTCCGGCTCGACCTCGTAAAGCTGTCCCATGGACACCAGCTCTTCCACCCGCGTTCCCACTGCCTCCTCGCGCAGGAAAGGCTCCCCCCGGCGCAGGGTCAGTTCCACGGCGGCGCATATGAGGTGCCGGTCCATGATCACCGAGTTGTACGGATTGAGCATGGCCGACTCGGGCGGACGGGAAAAGAAATCATCGGGGTTGCGCATGAAATACTGATCCAGGGCGTCTTCCTGGGCAATGAGGGCCACGGCCGAAGCCCGCTGGCTGCGGCCCACGCGCCCCCCCCGTTGCAGGGTGGCCATGATGGAGCCGGGGTAACCTACCATGATGCAGACATCCAGGCCGCCGATGTCGATGCCCAGCTCCAGGGCCGAGGTGGAGATGACCGCCAACAGATCGCCGTCGGCCATGCGCGTTTCGATCTCGCGCCGCTCCTCGGGCAGGAACCCGGCCCGATAGGCGGAGATGCGGTCCCGGAATATGCCGCTCTTTTCAACCGCCCACAGGGAGATCAACTCGGTCATCTTGCGCGACTGGCAGTAGACGATGGTGCGCAGATCCCTTGCCAGGGCGGCCTGGAGCAACTGGATGGCGGCCTGGGACGGGCTGCCGTCCGGGTTGAGAAAAATCATGTGCCGCTCCCCGCGCGCGGCCCCGGATTCCAGGATGGGATGCACGGTCAGATCGGTGAGCATGTGGCACAGTTCGGCGGGATTGCCGATGGTGGCCGAGCAGAACACAAAGGTGGGATCTGCCCCATAGTAGCGGCACAACCTGCGCAGCCGCCGGAAAACCATGGCCATATGCCCGCCCATGACACCCCGGTAGGTATGCACTTCGTCCACCACGATGTGGGTCAGGCCGGACAGGAACTCGGCCCAGCTCGCATGGTGGGGGAGCATGGACAGATGGACCATCTCCGGGTTGGA
This region of Pseudodesulfovibrio sp. S3 genomic DNA includes:
- a CDS encoding N-acetylmuramoyl-L-alanine amidase, with protein sequence MKQHTAAHIRTLFALALCAVAALFLCTPQAEAVSAKSYFVVGHSEFHALIKNSRKAKYRSNWEKVEASFTRCLKASPNGSYAPKALYYIGRTHEELGARSGMKSDFRQAVDYYGRVLARYPRHGWADDCLFHRAEIYSKRLKETNSARLDLARIIVDYPRSDMHAKAVAALKSLGKYNWAIAEVSGDKQSRDTSLDQVATQAARTSKSQPKPVKQQSVGAKVKDPSDMAHLDVVRFTSSDEYTRVVLELDAQVKFRYQVLAPNPEVGRPHRLYVDMEGSKLGHDVTAATTVSDGILRSIRAGQYSKDTTRVVLDFLDMQEYKVFPLQNPYRIVIDVYAPDKNAPVASAAPSQEPRKTTGNSTYRPPSGSKKMAGDLLEQLGLTVKTIMIDPGHGGKDPGAVANGLREKDINLKFAKLLGGKLQGQGFNVIYTRTTDVFIPLEKRTAMANVQKADLFLSVHCNANRSRSVNGLETYSLNLAKTDAAVRIAARENAVDPRAISDLQFILTDLMVNSKIKESRDLAADVQSNTVNRVRKKYTVTNKGTREAPFYVLMGAKMPSVLVELGYMTNKTEASRLKSNAYLEYLANGIVEGILAYKSKIERYAMI
- a CDS encoding tetratricopeptide repeat protein → MLHRSILAVSIPVLLVLSSFFLALPELGHETKAAARSGDPAAQVEMARMYYDGSLGVHDMDKVLFWLHKAVDQGYPDAQHILGQFYVSGVGVKKDQDRGFSLIRAAAKQDYPPAQVFLAHAYGKGIGVERDVAGFLYWVQRAAKNGDAQSQFNMAILRLSGSLVERDVSEARAWLEKSAEQGYTDAQNTLGELLVRGVDQEPDYVEACKWFAIAGTKGNPKANDNLVEIVKYMTRAEMDEAAARANLWLEVRGK
- a CDS encoding DJ-1/PfpI family protein, whose product is MRNIIPAVFGFIALLTLVLSVSPNALADAQGKKALLIVAPSDFEPTEYSTTRSTLESGGMTCTVASTKTGSLKSAKGTRAQSDLVLSEVQTGDYDAIVIIGGNGIKRLWMNEDAHRIVREAAEQDKVVAAICAGPGVLAYSGVMQGKKGTAHPKSGAPGALKENGCEYTGNRVEVDNKFITANGPQAAKSFGQAIVAAF
- a CDS encoding DEAD/DEAH box helicase, producing MESPVVEYVTAMLDSERMAHQIAHYRTIEGAEASFREPRRPWPAAINNALGLLGIDRLFDHQAEATDHIRAGRHVVVATPTASGKTLTYNLPVMEQCLADPDAKALYLFPLKALAQDQFKGFNELAAFLPEERRPTAAIYDGDTTPHFRKKIRNSPPNVILSNPEMVHLSMLPHHASWAEFLSGLTHIVVDEVHTYRGVMGGHMAMVFRRLRRLCRYYGADPTFVFCSATIGNPAELCHMLTDLTVHPILESGAARGERHMIFLNPDGSPSQAAIQLLQAALARDLRTIVYCQSRKMTELISLWAVEKSGIFRDRISAYRAGFLPEERREIETRMADGDLLAVISTSALELGIDIGGLDVCIMVGYPGSIMATLQRGGRVGRSQRASAVALIAQEDALDQYFMRNPDDFFSRPPESAMLNPYNSVIMDRHLICAAVELTLRRGEPFLREEAVGTRVEELVSMGQLYEVEPDRSGHPFEIVSHLKRPHRDVDLRGAGRQMHIEDNSLGQEKAPVIGTIDEHRAYRETHPGAVYLHRGKTFVITELDLGSGAVHARSERVGYYTRPRGNKDTEILEVLGRKASFGTRVYFGRVRVTEQITGYEKRSVRGGKLLGIIPLDLPPLVFETEAIWFEVGHDIRRRCEEEFLHFMGGIHAFEHAAIGMLPLLVMTDRNDLGGISTPMHPQVEGPAVFIYDGMPGGAGLTRQAFERADDLVETTLKTIRDCPCELGCPSCVHSPKCGSGNRPIDKRAARFVLEAIRSGDPKSIEAKDIDVNTLPGIDMKKPAPKRYGVIDIETRFSADEVGGWNRADRMGVSIACIFDSKDGAMHDYEQDQMNELVDHLKQFDLVIGFNHVKFDYAVLGGLHPFGFRSLPNLDLLMEVHNRLGYRVKLDNIASATLDVGKSADGLQALKWWKEGRLDLITEYCRQDVSVTRDVYLFGREHGHILFSNKAAQKVKLPVDW